From the Candidatus Omnitrophota bacterium genome, one window contains:
- a CDS encoding prepilin-type N-terminal cleavage/methylation domain-containing protein: MLRKGFTLIELLIVVAIIGILAAIAVPNFLNAQIRAKVSRVFSDIRTIAQAHEMYNIDNNTYPPESEDDIFTGRRVRSSCGLFFLTSPVSYLSSVPHDPFQERIKGLNGQEFEAAYETGVYEKSRKIIAYNIFSRGPDRSENGLYSATPFFGIQRNNGYGNTYKPSNGISSNGDIFWYGGDSSVVRNLMVDGKIYNGSFPPNF; this comes from the coding sequence ATGTTGAGAAAAGGTTTTACGTTGATTGAGCTGTTAATCGTCGTCGCCATTATAGGAATTTTGGCGGCGATCGCCGTACCGAATTTTCTCAACGCCCAGATACGCGCCAAAGTCTCGCGGGTATTCAGCGATATCCGCACCATCGCCCAGGCGCATGAGATGTACAACATCGACAACAACACCTACCCGCCCGAATCGGAAGACGACATTTTCACGGGGAGGCGCGTCCGTTCGTCCTGCGGCCTATTCTTTTTGACTTCGCCCGTGTCCTATCTCAGCAGCGTGCCTCACGATCCGTTCCAAGAAAGAATCAAAGGCTTAAACGGCCAGGAATTCGAAGCCGCTTACGAGACGGGCGTTTATGAAAAATCGAGAAAAATTATCGCCTATAATATCTTCTCCCGCGGCCCCGACCGCAGCGAAAACGGCCTTTATTCCGCCACGCCTTTCTTCGGCATCCAACGCAATAACGGTTACGGCAATACCTATAAGCCTTCAAACGGCATTTCGAGCAACGGCGATATTTTCTGGTATGGCGGCGATTCCAGCGTCGTTAGAAACCTGATGGTGGACGGGAAAATTTATAACGGAAGCTTCCCGCCTAACTTCTGA
- a CDS encoding sugar-binding protein: MKRYYYFALGFISLLAIRAGAADETYFFWYGSVPDSVSWAPFDWEGQGRSSGFATSVAAGEFFNHTPDAGDDEQLNRSLTFSLSAQENIGAHHPTVLPGGVGTVSLWVYYDFFSGMAASNSLNTIYLSVSPGSDLVKGNYIGVEMTFNSQNFRLVSSGNPAGVNGPAIKEDDWNHFVFVDDGTSTKIIINDEETSLKLSSGGNLWYFNLADGRIKSDGSIINGGCVETWYIDDIECTSSIESGFKFIDAPLTANAVNIDGVIEPAEIAGANHVTWNGSSTERPGVHAQFYGQWRLPTPEDLTATVYLQNDGKKLYISIDVIDDVVVVADRAYWWEEDSTEIYIDHDNSRSTSDAPQISLRADNGLGNQDGYADWLTIRSKIKADKSGWQVEAEVDMAARGLEQDQTYGFDISINDSDGENEPGYQGAQEWLYASYEFAYSNETYWGNIRLLSVKSPVSPWDVFD, translated from the coding sequence ATGAAAAGGTATTATTATTTCGCTCTTGGCTTCATTAGCTTATTGGCCATTCGGGCCGGCGCGGCGGACGAAACGTATTTCTTTTGGTATGGCAGCGTTCCCGATTCGGTCTCATGGGCGCCCTTCGATTGGGAAGGACAAGGACGTTCCAGCGGATTCGCGACGAGCGTTGCGGCGGGGGAATTTTTTAATCACACTCCGGATGCGGGAGACGACGAGCAACTCAACCGGTCGCTGACTTTCAGCCTTTCCGCTCAGGAAAATATCGGCGCGCATCATCCCACCGTCCTGCCGGGGGGAGTGGGAACGGTCAGTCTTTGGGTATATTACGATTTTTTCAGCGGGATGGCTGCGAGCAACTCGCTCAATACGATCTATCTTTCCGTCTCCCCAGGTTCGGATTTGGTTAAGGGAAACTACATCGGCGTCGAGATGACATTCAACAGCCAAAATTTCCGCCTCGTCTCCAGCGGCAATCCTGCCGGAGTAAACGGCCCCGCCATTAAGGAAGACGATTGGAATCATTTCGTCTTTGTCGATGACGGAACAAGTACCAAAATCATAATTAACGATGAAGAAACGAGCCTCAAATTGTCGTCCGGCGGCAACCTTTGGTATTTCAATCTGGCCGATGGCCGAATTAAAAGCGACGGTTCCATAATCAATGGCGGCTGCGTGGAAACGTGGTATATCGACGACATCGAATGTACGTCGTCCATCGAATCGGGCTTCAAATTCATCGATGCGCCGCTGACAGCGAACGCGGTAAACATCGACGGGGTTATCGAACCGGCGGAAATTGCGGGAGCCAATCATGTAACATGGAACGGAAGTTCGACGGAGCGGCCCGGCGTTCACGCGCAATTTTACGGACAATGGCGCCTGCCAACGCCGGAAGATTTAACGGCGACCGTTTACTTGCAAAACGACGGAAAGAAGTTATATATCAGCATCGACGTTATCGATGACGTTGTGGTCGTCGCCGACCGAGCTTACTGGTGGGAAGAGGACAGCACGGAGATTTATATCGATCATGACAACAGCCGCAGCACTAGCGACGCGCCCCAGATTTCCTTGCGCGCCGATAACGGCCTAGGCAATCAAGATGGTTACGCGGATTGGCTGACGATTCGTTCGAAGATAAAAGCCGACAAGAGCGGATGGCAAGTGGAGGCGGAGGTGGATATGGCCGCCCGCGGATTGGAACAAGATCAAACCTACGGATTCGATATCTCCATCAACGACTCGGACGGCGAAAACGAGCCGGGATATCAGGGCGCTCAGGAATGGTTGTATGCGAGCTACGAATTTGCGTACAGCAACGAAACGTATTGGGGAAATATCCGTCTTCTCAGCGTAAAATCTCCGGTTTCGCCGTGGGATGTTTTCGATTAA
- a CDS encoding sigma-70 family RNA polymerase sigma factor, which yields MNAAEAIYLDHIDPIKQRMKSCIYRIVQNPDDAADAFQDALFKIWNYLERIDHHPNPQAYILSICVTSAHDLLRQRARHTRNEVPLLEGVSVAAPAGHRPGYAAEIVNAIQQAIASMSLQQAQAVFLRLFEDESYSAIGEVLGCKEETARSHVSKGLSQLRSILLDKNISLREVYS from the coding sequence TTGAATGCCGCCGAGGCGATTTATCTGGATCATATCGATCCCATCAAGCAGCGCATGAAATCCTGCATCTATCGCATTGTGCAGAATCCCGACGACGCAGCCGACGCTTTTCAGGATGCGCTGTTCAAAATCTGGAACTACTTGGAGCGCATCGACCATCATCCCAATCCCCAAGCTTATATTCTCAGCATCTGCGTAACGTCGGCGCACGATCTCTTGCGCCAACGCGCGCGCCATACGCGCAACGAAGTTCCTTTGTTAGAGGGCGTTTCCGTCGCCGCGCCCGCCGGTCATAGGCCGGGTTACGCCGCCGAAATCGTCAACGCCATCCAACAGGCGATCGCTTCCATGTCTCTGCAACAGGCGCAGGCCGTTTTTCTTCGGCTTTTCGAAGATGAGTCTTATTCGGCGATTGGCGAAGTATTGGGTTGCAAGGAAGAGACGGCGCGCTCCCACGTATCCAAGGGATTGTCGCAGCTGCGCTCCATTCTCCTCGATAAAAATATTTCTCTCCGCGAGGTTTATTCCTGA
- a CDS encoding alkaline phosphatase family protein, translating to MDNITVKSSSEIKTNPRRISRRLFLLLLVVILAGYLFFHRKPSRLESKKKFIILGFDGADPRLVEQWWDELPNLRKLSEQGTYSRLRTCTPPESPVAWACFAIGANPGKHGVYDFLRRPVGSYMPTEESFVGREFPKFVFHSIPVKMPKAVSRRGGVAFWDVLSAAGAPTAMLEVPTTFPPPKLNYGHTLSGLGVPDARGVQATFHRFIYNSNEPEKPLDTTFGGKIEILKKEGDVFKGKIWGPYDPITDQDIREKEKKLLEYDLSWCEWQAHLHTLKGLNHVSDQERSKLASRLGNWVIQSLALHPYLHTNGIGERISILKKSLDNNEPYVKEKGAEADIARENLAEAFKSAGDLRNQIGSMARPIWANPAFRIIDDKTVEIRIRDQVKTAEINKWSDWFRLEFPVTKFIVVHAICRFYPQQLSPDNVSIFMSSPDIDPTNPAVPISHPSKFSNQLVDWTGGLYKTRGWAAETHGLKDGHLSEEGFMDDLLDIMKKREAKTFSTWSKTDPNVFVSVFSETDRVSHMFIHHIDEKHPMYNPAEAEKYKNEIKRVFIRMDEIAGRMMKEIENDPDAVLMVMSDHGFQSWRHQVNINKWLVDHGFMTIVGGQLENNEMKLEDLMKKDQDSYFRYVDWPKTQAYALGLGQIYINLKGREPLGAVVPADYDKVCDRIKEELSQLKDDRPGMEGESVVSFVAKRDEIWKGKYANDAHDAPDIQVLFNEHYRVSWQTCLGGISPVVLESNMEKWSGCHCSFDPKHVPGILFCNRKIKANDPSIFDFAPTVLRYFDLKVPEEVEGKDLFSA from the coding sequence ATGGATAACATCACCGTTAAGTCTTCGTCGGAGATAAAGACCAATCCCCGCCGAATCAGCCGCCGTTTATTTTTGTTACTATTAGTCGTAATTCTTGCCGGTTATCTCTTCTTTCACCGCAAGCCTTCCCGATTGGAGTCAAAGAAAAAATTCATTATCCTCGGCTTCGATGGCGCCGATCCCCGCTTAGTTGAGCAATGGTGGGATGAACTGCCCAATTTGAGAAAATTGTCGGAACAGGGAACTTATTCGCGTCTGCGCACCTGCACGCCGCCGGAATCGCCCGTCGCCTGGGCCTGCTTCGCCATCGGCGCCAATCCCGGCAAACACGGCGTCTACGATTTTCTCCGGCGGCCGGTCGGTTCTTACATGCCTACGGAAGAATCGTTCGTTGGCCGCGAATTTCCCAAATTCGTTTTTCATAGCATTCCCGTAAAGATGCCCAAAGCGGTTTCCCGGCGCGGAGGCGTCGCTTTTTGGGACGTACTCAGCGCCGCAGGAGCGCCAACCGCCATGCTGGAAGTTCCCACCACCTTCCCGCCGCCTAAGTTGAATTACGGCCATACGCTGTCTGGGCTGGGCGTACCCGATGCGCGGGGCGTACAGGCAACCTTTCACCGCTTTATTTATAATTCCAATGAACCGGAAAAACCTTTAGATACTACATTCGGCGGCAAGATAGAAATATTGAAAAAAGAAGGAGATGTGTTTAAGGGAAAAATTTGGGGACCCTATGATCCCATAACGGATCAAGACATTCGCGAAAAAGAAAAGAAACTGTTGGAATACGACTTGTCGTGGTGCGAATGGCAAGCCCATTTGCATACTCTTAAAGGTTTGAATCATGTCTCGGATCAGGAACGCTCTAAGCTGGCTTCCCGGTTGGGCAATTGGGTAATTCAAAGCCTGGCGCTGCATCCCTATTTGCATACCAACGGAATTGGCGAACGCATCTCCATTCTCAAAAAATCGCTCGATAACAACGAACCTTATGTTAAAGAAAAAGGGGCGGAGGCGGATATCGCCCGCGAAAATCTAGCGGAAGCTTTTAAGAGCGCAGGGGATTTACGGAATCAAATCGGAAGCATGGCGCGCCCCATCTGGGCTAATCCCGCTTTTCGCATTATCGATGATAAAACCGTGGAAATCCGCATTCGCGATCAGGTGAAAACGGCGGAGATCAACAAATGGAGCGATTGGTTCAGGTTGGAATTTCCCGTTACCAAATTTATCGTCGTCCATGCGATTTGCCGATTTTATCCGCAGCAACTTTCTCCTGATAACGTCAGCATATTTATGAGCTCGCCCGATATCGATCCTACAAATCCTGCTGTTCCTATTTCCCATCCCAGCAAATTCTCCAACCAGTTAGTCGATTGGACCGGCGGACTCTATAAAACGCGAGGCTGGGCGGCGGAAACCCACGGTCTGAAAGACGGCCATCTTTCGGAAGAGGGTTTCATGGACGACTTGCTCGATATTATGAAGAAGCGCGAAGCGAAGACGTTTTCCACCTGGTCCAAAACCGATCCTAACGTTTTCGTCTCCGTCTTTTCGGAAACGGATCGCGTTAGCCACATGTTCATTCATCACATCGATGAAAAACATCCTATGTATAATCCCGCAGAAGCGGAAAAGTACAAAAACGAAATCAAGCGCGTTTTCATCCGCATGGACGAGATCGCTGGGCGCATGATGAAAGAGATTGAAAACGATCCCGACGCCGTGCTCATGGTCATGTCCGACCACGGCTTCCAATCCTGGCGGCATCAGGTCAACATCAACAAATGGCTTGTCGATCACGGCTTTATGACCATCGTCGGCGGCCAATTGGAAAATAACGAGATGAAACTAGAAGACCTGATGAAAAAGGACCAGGACAGTTACTTCCGTTATGTGGATTGGCCCAAGACCCAAGCGTACGCTTTGGGATTGGGACAAATTTACATCAACCTGAAAGGCCGCGAGCCGCTGGGCGCCGTCGTTCCTGCCGATTACGATAAGGTTTGCGATCGAATCAAAGAAGAATTAAGCCAGTTGAAAGACGATCGGCCGGGAATGGAAGGCGAAAGCGTCGTCTCCTTCGTCGCCAAGCGCGATGAAATATGGAAGGGGAAATACGCCAACGACGCCCACGACGCGCCGGATATTCAGGTTCTTTTCAACGAACACTACCGCGTATCCTGGCAAACCTGCCTCGGCGGCATCTCTCCCGTCGTACTGGAAAGCAATATGGAGAAATGGTCTGGCTGCCATTGCAGTTTCGATCCCAAGCATGTCCCCGGCATTCTCTTCTGCAACCGCAAAATCAAGGCGAACGATCCATCCATCTTCGACTTCGCGCCGACGGTATTGCGATATTTCGATCTGAAAGTTCCTGAAGAAGTGGAAGGAAAGGATTTATTTTCAGCGTAA
- a CDS encoding right-handed parallel beta-helix repeat-containing protein translates to MTKSLYRVLFVSFFIVCAFWGRMGWAQGIVQYAQNDYAYLKWNTQRPDWVYNNYGPTKHIKYELYRNEKLISTLTDNKYEYVYEDRDLSSIDLSQDVAYKVIEYFTYRKYGSDVDIEDSYEHATGTIPVIDRPDGEGKIRPTFGSLRDGLSTALPAGMTVISGLTIYDGGMTAEGNDRLVYIQMMSILGGLFEASYGVDLRFITNMEIRGRSSVEIRECSMTAKVQSAGDMRRIQCLEAQKFYIIKCQPHNLDFNVFNTDNAQFRMDDTNLDPIQQYAENCRFAFSNIQQMAFSGDLKSCQVGFNNVLPFINEPVFQGGMSILDCRFSVSNSPSFRGVGGFFTGCNMTIDSDAKFENAGFYGPGMTINIGPDSYSEFIKCQFKSTQWGNPYERQTNKSSVYLNCQSENLRLNGSFYGGTIEAKKLRLDENSELDLLQSQITVDRLEIENFHSIANDFTVHQELTGTSGEVVRGVWFDALRTGPEESEPLFGPEPIGGQLQLRMPGNAALDDCKFTCSQVQAEGSGTLDLSLTNSYFYRGNVQIQKTNSATLKGNTFDANDSNDVSIWDANSVFCEKNLFRCVLFPGQLITDTIYATGLILSRCQNIAVAENHFEDFGGASQMAFRLSACAGEILRNTFKNCPINGLYASSVDLSSIGISYRSPILQVQNNLLIKSCAQLLGVIDSHITSNSFYDATEKAIYAYYCNDLLINRNYFQNGTSTDIYMEYCQEGKVELNESFADNAGTGLTIINSKTMLAIDNLITRHKTGVTVRLSEDVQIFGNTIRDNSRMGIEIGYSNDDKTKMKNALIYNNWIANAASGGVNAQAYGTNVLWNLSEKKEAGSRTGGPYQGGNYWDDYTGEDTNGDGIGDTKIPYTILTTSTNRVEDYMPLFLSADYPTPTPLRTPTPTITPIWLEEDTPTPYPFATATPTATQYAFATATPTPVPLPTSTPSDVVRRVIVTDDETSDIDLSNQQDFDAADNRALCIRWRFVPPFEGVLFYNIYISVDGGDYRILTRSADVDTYYLWKPKSKNLEPYFQDGPLGPQFGKSYKFFVEVMQGRTKTEIFANKGPVLFLEEIDPTPTPTPPGGTAIDDWRVFE, encoded by the coding sequence ATGACGAAAAGCCTGTATCGCGTTTTATTCGTTTCTTTTTTCATCGTTTGCGCGTTTTGGGGGCGGATGGGATGGGCGCAGGGAATCGTTCAATACGCCCAGAACGATTACGCTTATTTGAAATGGAATACGCAGCGTCCGGATTGGGTTTATAACAATTACGGACCGACGAAGCACATAAAATACGAACTCTATCGGAACGAAAAACTTATTAGTACGCTGACGGATAATAAATACGAGTACGTTTATGAAGACAGGGATTTATCGAGCATCGATCTTTCTCAGGATGTCGCTTACAAGGTTATTGAATATTTCACTTACCGAAAATATGGATCGGACGTCGATATCGAAGACTCCTACGAACACGCAACGGGAACCATCCCTGTAATAGATCGGCCCGATGGCGAAGGCAAAATTCGCCCCACGTTCGGATCTTTGCGGGATGGATTATCGACGGCGCTTCCGGCGGGAATGACGGTGATTTCCGGATTGACGATTTATGACGGCGGCATGACGGCTGAAGGCAATGACCGTCTTGTTTACATACAAATGATGAGTATTTTGGGAGGACTTTTCGAAGCCAGTTACGGCGTGGATTTGCGTTTTATTACGAACATGGAAATCCGCGGACGATCCAGCGTCGAGATTCGAGAATGTTCGATGACGGCGAAAGTTCAATCGGCGGGAGATATGCGCCGCATTCAATGTTTGGAAGCGCAAAAGTTTTATATTATCAAATGCCAACCCCATAACCTTGATTTCAATGTCTTCAATACGGACAACGCGCAATTCCGCATGGACGATACGAATTTGGATCCAATCCAGCAGTATGCGGAAAACTGCCGGTTTGCCTTTTCCAATATCCAGCAAATGGCGTTCAGCGGCGATTTGAAGTCGTGTCAAGTTGGTTTCAACAATGTTCTTCCTTTCATAAACGAACCGGTATTTCAAGGGGGAATGTCCATTCTAGATTGCCGATTCAGCGTATCCAATAGTCCTTCCTTTCGCGGCGTCGGTGGATTTTTCACGGGATGCAATATGACGATCGATTCCGATGCGAAATTCGAGAACGCCGGTTTTTACGGACCGGGAATGACCATCAATATCGGTCCTGACAGTTATTCGGAATTCATCAAATGCCAATTCAAATCGACGCAGTGGGGAAATCCCTACGAAAGGCAGACCAACAAATCCAGTGTTTATTTGAATTGCCAAAGCGAGAATTTAAGACTGAATGGAAGTTTTTACGGGGGAACGATCGAAGCGAAGAAATTGCGGCTGGACGAAAACTCTGAATTGGACCTTCTGCAGTCCCAAATTACTGTCGACCGGTTGGAAATCGAGAATTTTCATTCCATCGCCAACGATTTTACCGTTCATCAGGAGTTGACGGGAACCAGCGGCGAGGTGGTTCGGGGCGTATGGTTCGATGCGCTGAGGACGGGGCCGGAAGAAAGCGAACCTCTATTCGGACCGGAGCCGATCGGAGGCCAATTGCAACTTCGAATGCCTGGGAATGCGGCGCTCGACGATTGCAAGTTTACTTGTTCGCAGGTCCAGGCGGAGGGTTCAGGGACATTGGATTTGTCGCTAACGAATTCTTATTTTTATCGGGGAAATGTACAAATCCAGAAAACGAATTCGGCGACATTGAAGGGGAATACCTTCGACGCCAACGATAGCAACGATGTTTCGATTTGGGATGCGAATAGCGTATTCTGCGAGAAGAATCTATTTCGATGCGTTCTTTTTCCGGGGCAGTTGATAACCGATACCATTTATGCGACCGGCTTGATTTTATCCCGGTGTCAAAACATTGCAGTGGCGGAGAATCATTTCGAGGATTTCGGCGGAGCCAGCCAAATGGCGTTCCGCCTCAGCGCTTGCGCCGGAGAGATTTTGCGCAATACGTTCAAGAATTGTCCCATCAACGGCCTGTACGCCAGTTCCGTCGATTTGAGCAGCATCGGCATTTCTTATCGATCGCCAATTTTGCAAGTTCAAAACAATCTGTTGATAAAAAGTTGTGCGCAATTGCTTGGAGTCATCGACTCCCATATAACAAGCAACTCGTTTTATGACGCAACCGAAAAAGCGATTTATGCCTATTACTGCAATGATTTACTCATCAACCGGAATTATTTTCAAAATGGAACATCGACGGATATCTACATGGAATATTGTCAAGAAGGAAAGGTGGAACTCAACGAAAGCTTCGCCGATAACGCAGGTACAGGTTTAACGATTATCAATAGTAAAACTATGCTTGCCATCGACAACTTGATTACGCGCCATAAAACGGGCGTTACTGTGCGCTTGTCGGAAGACGTCCAGATTTTCGGCAACACCATCCGCGACAATAGCCGAATGGGTATTGAAATCGGTTATAGTAACGACGATAAGACCAAGATGAAAAATGCTCTGATCTACAACAACTGGATCGCCAACGCCGCCTCAGGAGGAGTGAACGCCCAGGCTTACGGAACGAACGTGCTTTGGAATCTATCCGAGAAAAAGGAAGCCGGGAGCCGCACGGGCGGACCATATCAAGGGGGCAATTATTGGGACGATTATACGGGAGAAGATACAAACGGGGATGGCATCGGCGATACGAAAATCCCCTATACGATTCTCACAACGTCGACTAACCGCGTAGAGGATTATATGCCTTTGTTTTTATCGGCGGACTATCCCACGCCGACGCCCTTGCGCACGCCCACGCCCACGATAACGCCAATATGGTTGGAAGAAGATACCCCGACGCCATACCCCTTTGCAACAGCAACGCCGACAGCGACGCAATACGCCTTTGCAACGGCGACTCCAACCCCCGTCCCTCTTCCGACGTCTACGCCAAGCGACGTCGTTAGAAGGGTGATTGTTACGGATGACGAAACAAGCGATATCGATCTCAGCAACCAACAAGATTTCGACGCGGCGGACAACCGCGCCTTGTGCATCCGATGGCGCTTCGTTCCGCCATTCGAGGGCGTATTATTTTATAATATTTATATTTCTGTGGATGGCGGCGATTATCGAATATTGACGAGAAGTGCTGACGTAGATACTTACTATCTCTGGAAGCCGAAATCGAAGAATCTGGAACCGTATTTCCAGGATGGACCGCTAGGGCCGCAGTTCGGTAAATCCTATAAATTTTTCGTGGAAGTGATGCAGGGTAGAACCAAAACAGAAATCTTTGCCAATAAAGGCCCCGTATTGTTCCTGGAAGAGATCGATCCAACTCCCACGCCGACTCCCCCCGGCGGGACGGCCATCGACGATTGGCGAGTATTCGAATAG
- a CDS encoding type II toxin-antitoxin system prevent-host-death family antitoxin, with protein MERIGVENARHNLTSIIKRVEAGEEIILTRYGRDVAYIASPGTDYAHKRETFFTLLKKLKAHSPIKVTSEEIKEWIEEGRA; from the coding sequence ATGGAACGTATTGGCGTCGAGAATGCAAGACATAATCTAACAAGCATTATAAAGCGAGTGGAAGCCGGTGAAGAAATCATACTGACCCGTTATGGAAGGGATGTTGCCTATATTGCATCGCCTGGGACGGATTATGCGCATAAGAGAGAAACGTTTTTCACCCTGTTAAAAAAATTGAAAGCGCACTCACCCATTAAAGTAACCTCTGAGGAAATCAAAGAGTGGATAGAAGAAGGTAGAGCGTGA
- a CDS encoding type II toxin-antitoxin system VapC family toxin produces MIVIDCSFFLANVFSDEENPFILKVFNAVERGEQDAIAPGIFFYEIHNSLITAVRRNRMKKSQAPDYLKIFALAPINIVESGLPEVIMNMAFSYGLSFYDASYLELAERRNAPLATLDGKLYDAAVKKGLAYSI; encoded by the coding sequence GTGATCGTAATCGATTGTTCATTTTTTCTGGCAAATGTCTTCAGCGATGAAGAAAATCCCTTTATTTTGAAGGTGTTCAATGCTGTCGAGCGCGGTGAGCAGGACGCCATAGCCCCCGGTATTTTCTTTTACGAGATTCACAACAGTCTCATTACGGCAGTACGCAGAAACCGGATGAAAAAATCGCAAGCGCCCGATTACTTAAAGATCTTTGCTCTGGCGCCCATCAATATCGTTGAAAGCGGTTTACCGGAAGTTATTATGAATATGGCATTTTCGTATGGACTTTCTTTCTATGACGCCTCCTACCTGGAACTGGCTGAGCGCAGAAATGCGCCTTTGGCGACGCTGGATGGCAAACTGTATGATGCGGCAGTTAAAAAAGGATTAGCCTATTCAATTTGA